A region from the candidate division WOR-3 bacterium genome encodes:
- a CDS encoding YCF48-related protein, giving the protein MKRVIIVYCVAVWFLLGVSRWETRHYEATDNGFLDTATPDSLIGILCGVRDQVGGIIYKTTDGGNTWQEIRPWTINQCMFVFGMDFVNTSTGYLTAMGIIANLFPAAVVYKTTDGGNSWTNIYGLTFEFIGKMWDDVFFLDANTGWIAGANSDIRKTTNGGSSWTTQGAPVSGSLKSIYFINPNEGWIVGGDYDTINQQGINGLILHTTNGGTNWTAQISNAPYEFFGVHFIDNLNGWVCGLRDSASPGIFFRTTDGGNNWVEVMGPSVSIGKYGLYAIEFVDNQNGFAVGGGNRAGWQGSHFSIFLKTTNGGNQWFVDTVIFDNSPWGCSPLGMDMFNSRWGYAGGTRLSAFRYTPLNVAVEENRDIALNNQNSPTIFPSGKRIQFNLGNRERYNKIEIFDALGRKVFEKSDICSSVIELPKFVKGCYFIKFYPDRRESFTKKFVVF; this is encoded by the coding sequence GTGAAGAGAGTTATTATAGTATATTGTGTTGCTGTATGGTTTCTTTTGGGGGTATCAAGATGGGAAACACGTCATTATGAGGCGACGGATAACGGATTTCTGGATACTGCAACACCTGATTCACTCATCGGAATTCTTTGCGGTGTAAGGGACCAGGTGGGGGGAATTATTTATAAAACGACAGATGGTGGTAATACCTGGCAGGAAATTCGTCCCTGGACTATAAACCAGTGTATGTTTGTCTTCGGAATGGATTTTGTCAATACCAGTACCGGTTATCTCACGGCAATGGGGATAATAGCTAATCTCTTTCCCGCAGCAGTTGTTTACAAAACTACTGATGGTGGTAATTCCTGGACGAATATCTATGGTTTGACTTTTGAATTCATCGGTAAGATGTGGGATGATGTATTCTTCCTTGACGCGAACACCGGGTGGATTGCCGGTGCAAACAGCGATATTAGAAAAACAACCAACGGTGGTTCTTCCTGGACTACCCAGGGTGCCCCGGTGTCTGGGTCGTTGAAAAGCATATATTTTATAAACCCAAATGAGGGCTGGATTGTGGGTGGTGATTATGACACAATAAATCAGCAGGGAATAAATGGCCTGATTCTCCATACAACAAATGGCGGGACGAACTGGACTGCCCAGATTTCAAATGCACCTTATGAATTCTTTGGTGTCCATTTTATTGATAACCTCAATGGCTGGGTCTGCGGATTAAGGGATTCTGCATCACCCGGAATTTTCTTCAGAACAACCGATGGCGGAAACAATTGGGTTGAAGTAATGGGACCATCGGTATCCATTGGTAAATATGGCTTATATGCGATTGAATTTGTTGATAATCAGAATGGATTTGCCGTTGGCGGCGGTAATCGTGCCGGTTGGCAGGGAAGCCATTTTAGTATCTTCTTAAAAACGACCAATGGTGGAAATCAATGGTTTGTGGATACTGTGATATTTGATAACAGTCCCTGGGGTTGTTCACCATTGGGAATGGATATGTTCAATTCAAGATGGGGTTATGCAGGTGGCACAAGATTATCCGCATTCAGATACACCCCATTGAATGTAGCGGTTGAAGAAAACCGAGATATTGCATTGAATAATCAGAATTCACCTACTATCTTCCCGTCAGGCAAAAGAATCCAATTTAACCTTGGAAACAGAGAGAGATATAATAAAATTGAAATCTTTGATGCCCTCGGTAGAAAAGTCTTTGAGAAAAGTGATATTTGCTCTTCAGTCATAGAATTACCCAAATTTGTGAAAGGATGCTATTTTATTAAATTTTATCCTGATAGAAGAGAAAGTTTTACGAAAAAATTTGTAGTATTTTAA
- a CDS encoding helix-turn-helix domain-containing protein, which translates to MANRKLEFKKTVIEHYLKNGSIRKTAKNFGIHYQTLYRWLKIYKKLKDRFFITTYKTPWNRTTNELEKDIISLKEQNPTITIKNAQDILRKKGVKISHHTIWSIWNRYGYAGSTKLDLGREYGESRGWTNEAQKKFALASNLFDDGNIKEAARVLNTIPFLPKNELLTKIPDRFLNLHRRLEKSIYLFGKIPIVENLKKLDKYYHEAKKRRLSYLAIRAGLVEIALLSWKGDLLTQQKILNELKAIFKIKRKRFAITEFNLFFTLLIAEGNFYIDLFKIDRAYHIARNCHLSLMRRKNPDANLILHLARLYVRLGEIKKAEYWYQKALMQMSDDMKRELNAQLALNIYFMKGEYKNAMELCKDINLPEWIRTALPLRFKSLYYLIKGNPNLAIETATKSLNLSKEQELPRDIFNAYLTIAAAFNTMNEKNKAIIILRNLKRYIKKFKLKVQEKMLQIILEGDRNWGEEYKLPILRIGVLLRNNRYQQALNLAKKKGLITIFYRYILFIPQSVLSLLAKGKNTRLPKSILKLPIFNQNTITFYIKFIGKLTITRNQKFIKTKLKPKDAALLIHLSLKLNNPESFIHLDDLCKNFWHNQTTAHRNLSHALNRLKKQLNIPGHYLEMGYDSGIPCLKNRNLFFTTDYQDILRSLSQAKALERAGEWEFAKNEYIKAFSLFRGEPLKKNFDQWSVDLRYKILSQLEVEGVNFARNCLAYGNKIEARRILKRVLKIIPDSAEAKKLFATL; encoded by the coding sequence ATGGCTAACAGAAAGTTAGAATTTAAAAAAACCGTCATTGAGCATTATCTGAAAAATGGTTCTATAAGAAAGACCGCAAAAAATTTTGGAATTCACTATCAAACTCTTTACCGCTGGCTAAAAATTTATAAAAAATTAAAAGACCGATTCTTTATAACGACTTACAAAACGCCGTGGAACAGAACGACTAATGAATTGGAAAAAGATATTATATCTTTAAAAGAACAGAACCCAACTATTACAATAAAAAATGCCCAGGATATCTTGAGAAAGAAAGGGGTTAAAATCTCCCACCATACGATTTGGTCAATATGGAATAGATACGGTTACGCAGGGTCGACAAAACTGGATTTAGGAAGAGAATACGGAGAATCCCGCGGATGGACAAATGAAGCACAAAAAAAATTTGCATTAGCATCGAATTTATTTGACGATGGTAATATTAAAGAAGCAGCAAGGGTATTGAACACCATCCCATTTTTACCTAAAAATGAATTACTGACCAAAATCCCGGACAGATTTTTGAATCTCCACAGGCGCCTTGAAAAAAGTATTTACCTTTTTGGAAAGATTCCTATAGTAGAAAATTTAAAGAAATTAGATAAATACTATCACGAAGCAAAGAAAAGAAGGTTATCATATTTAGCAATACGTGCCGGTCTAGTAGAGATAGCGTTACTCTCCTGGAAAGGCGACCTGTTAACCCAGCAAAAAATTTTAAATGAATTAAAAGCCATTTTTAAGATTAAAAGAAAAAGATTTGCGATTACGGAATTCAATCTTTTCTTCACACTCCTAATCGCCGAAGGTAATTTTTATATAGATCTTTTCAAAATTGATCGGGCATATCATATCGCCAGAAACTGTCATTTAAGCCTTATGCGTCGGAAAAATCCAGACGCCAACTTAATATTACACCTTGCCAGACTCTATGTCCGCCTTGGTGAAATCAAAAAGGCTGAATACTGGTATCAAAAAGCCCTTATGCAGATGTCTGATGATATGAAGAGAGAGTTAAATGCCCAGTTAGCACTGAATATTTATTTTATGAAAGGTGAATATAAAAATGCAATGGAATTGTGTAAAGACATAAATCTGCCCGAATGGATTCGCACCGCTCTCCCTTTAAGGTTTAAAAGTCTTTACTATTTAATCAAAGGAAATCCCAATCTGGCAATAGAAACTGCGACCAAAAGTTTGAATCTGTCAAAAGAACAGGAATTACCCCGCGATATATTTAATGCATATTTGACAATTGCTGCAGCATTTAATACTATGAATGAAAAAAATAAAGCAATTATTATTTTAAGAAATTTAAAAAGATATATCAAAAAATTTAAGTTAAAGGTCCAGGAAAAAATGCTCCAGATAATTCTTGAAGGAGATCGGAATTGGGGCGAAGAGTATAAATTACCAATTTTGCGGATAGGAGTACTTTTAAGAAATAACCGATATCAGCAGGCACTAAATTTGGCGAAAAAAAAGGGATTAATTACAATCTTTTATCGTTATATACTTTTTATTCCTCAATCTGTATTAAGTCTACTGGCTAAAGGCAAAAATACCAGATTACCAAAATCAATCTTAAAACTTCCGATATTCAATCAGAATACAATAACCTTTTATATAAAATTTATTGGAAAGCTAACCATCACAAGAAATCAAAAATTTATTAAAACCAAATTGAAACCAAAGGATGCGGCGCTATTAATCCATCTGAGTCTTAAATTAAATAATCCCGAGAGTTTTATCCATCTTGACGATTTGTGCAAAAATTTCTGGCATAATCAAACTACCGCACACAGGAATTTATCCCATGCATTAAACAGATTAAAAAAGCAATTAAACATTCCTGGTCATTATCTTGAAATGGGCTATGATTCAGGAATTCCCTGCCTAAAAAACAGAAATTTATTCTTCACAACTGATTATCAGGATATATTACGGTCATTATCTCAGGCAAAAGCCCTGGAACGTGCAGGCGAGTGGGAATTTGCTAAAAACGAATACATAAAGGCTTTCTCATTATTCCGGGGTGAACCATTGAAAAAGAACTTTGACCAATGGTCGGTTGATTTAAGATATAAGATTTTATCCCAGCTGGAAGTTGAAGGTGTTAATTTTGCCCGCAATTGCCTCGCCTATGGTAATAAAATTGAGGCGCGTAGAATTCTTAAACGGGTCTTAAAAATTATCCCTGATTCTGCAGAAGCAAAAAAACTATTTGCAACTTTATAA
- a CDS encoding polyprenyl synthetase family protein → MNINVNDYLAEKKNLVDTALKKYFSDNNPFFDIMYYSLDQGKRIRPILAIASYESNGGRDIGVIMPIACGLELIHTYSLIHDDLPAMDNDDYRRGKESAHKKFGEALAVLSGDGLFAYAFELFTESEDYLPQRVRIIREISEAVGPKGVVYGQVLDIQNHKDLNPKMLRQIHLNKTAKFIALSIKVGAIMAQAQENIIKILEKAGLFLGILFQYTDDILDVTGKKEKLGKTPQKDILQEKLTAPRVYGLSGARFRAQRYATLAKTLFNQLGRNFEIFSQITDFVLNRSF, encoded by the coding sequence ATGAATATTAATGTTAATGATTATCTTGCCGAAAAGAAGAATCTGGTGGATACAGCGCTGAAGAAATATTTCAGTGATAATAATCCATTCTTTGATATTATGTACTATTCTCTTGATCAAGGAAAAAGGATAAGACCTATTCTTGCTATAGCGAGTTATGAATCAAATGGAGGCAGGGATATTGGTGTAATAATGCCCATTGCCTGTGGGCTTGAGTTGATTCACACATATTCGCTGATTCACGATGACCTTCCGGCAATGGATAATGATGATTATCGTCGTGGGAAAGAATCCGCGCATAAAAAATTTGGCGAAGCCCTCGCGGTGCTCTCTGGAGACGGTCTCTTTGCCTATGCCTTTGAGTTATTTACCGAATCCGAAGACTATCTGCCTCAAAGGGTAAGGATAATAAGAGAAATAAGCGAAGCGGTCGGACCAAAGGGTGTTGTTTATGGACAGGTACTTGATATTCAGAATCATAAAGACCTAAATCCAAAAATGCTACGCCAGATTCATTTAAACAAAACTGCCAAGTTTATTGCCCTATCAATCAAGGTTGGTGCGATAATGGCACAGGCACAGGAGAATATAATAAAAATACTGGAAAAGGCAGGTTTATTTCTTGGCATACTATTCCAGTATACTGATGACATACTTGATGTCACAGGCAAAAAAGAGAAATTGGGCAAAACACCACAAAAAGATATCCTGCAGGAAAAACTTACTGCACCAAGAGTTTATGGACTTTCTGGTGCACGATTTCGTGCCCAGCGATACGCAACACTCGCAAAAACTCTTTTCAATCAACTGGGCAGGAATTTTGAAATATTCAGTCAAATCACCGATTTTGTCCTCAATCGCTCATTCTAA
- the dxs gene encoding 1-deoxy-D-xylulose-5-phosphate synthase → MALLEKINKPDDLKKYSVEQLQILAKEIREEILKTVANNGGHLAPSLGVVELTLAIYRVFDGEKDKIIWDVGHQTYAQKLITGRRELFSTLRTYKGISGFPKREESKYDHFNTGHSSTSLSAAAGFAIARDFRKENYHIISIIGDGSLGAGMAFEALNYIGQLKKDVIVILNDNERSIGESVGALSQYLTKIITTRTYNRFRDDLWVFLGKFPPYIRDRARNFAKRIQEGMKGLYSPSVIFEELGFRYIGPLNGHKLNELIDTFSRIKEMRGPRLVHVVTKKGKGYKIAEESPERFHGIAPFDINTGIEKHKSNSYTNVFGNAIVKFAEENKKIVAITAGMCLGTGLKDFSLKFPERFFDVGICEQHGVTMAAALALEGYIPVCAIYSTFLQRAYDQIIHDVCLQNAPVIFAIDRAGLVGEDGPTHHGPFDLSYLNCIPNIIISAPKNGTELVSLLKTAIEYRKGPFAIRYPRGNCVQPVNYNIPTVEIGKWEILNQGKDFAIIACGSTVQTCSEVLSLLQKNKMNPFLINARFVKPLDYELIDKLSRDLKTIFIVEENTFLGGLGSTIAVYLSNKNSKIKIYTISLPDKFIPHGARNILLNAVGLDTHSIADKIIKLL, encoded by the coding sequence ATGGCTTTACTTGAAAAGATAAACAAACCTGATGATTTAAAAAAATATTCAGTGGAACAACTCCAGATTCTTGCAAAAGAAATTAGAGAAGAAATTTTAAAAACTGTAGCCAACAACGGCGGGCATTTAGCCCCATCATTAGGAGTTGTTGAACTTACTCTTGCTATTTATCGGGTATTTGATGGTGAAAAAGATAAAATTATCTGGGATGTAGGACATCAAACATATGCTCAAAAATTGATAACAGGCCGGAGGGAACTATTCTCAACTTTACGAACTTACAAAGGGATAAGTGGATTTCCAAAAAGGGAAGAATCAAAATATGACCATTTCAATACCGGACATTCATCAACCTCTTTATCTGCTGCTGCAGGTTTTGCTATTGCAAGAGACTTTAGAAAGGAAAATTATCATATCATAAGCATAATCGGAGATGGTTCGCTTGGTGCAGGTATGGCATTTGAAGCACTGAATTACATCGGACAATTGAAAAAAGATGTCATTGTAATTCTGAACGATAATGAAAGGTCAATCGGCGAAAGTGTTGGAGCCTTATCGCAGTATCTCACCAAGATAATTACCACAAGAACATATAACAGATTCCGTGATGACTTATGGGTATTTTTAGGCAAATTTCCGCCGTATATCAGGGATCGCGCAAGGAATTTCGCAAAAAGAATACAGGAAGGTATGAAAGGTTTATACTCACCTTCAGTTATATTTGAAGAACTTGGTTTCAGGTATATCGGACCACTAAATGGGCATAAACTAAACGAACTCATTGATACATTCTCAAGGATAAAAGAGATGCGGGGACCACGATTAGTCCACGTAGTAACAAAAAAAGGAAAAGGGTATAAAATAGCGGAAGAATCGCCAGAAAGATTTCATGGTATAGCACCGTTTGACATAAATACTGGCATAGAGAAACATAAATCCAACTCATACACAAACGTTTTCGGTAACGCAATTGTAAAATTCGCTGAGGAAAATAAAAAAATTGTTGCCATTACGGCTGGTATGTGTCTGGGCACAGGTCTGAAGGATTTTTCATTAAAATTTCCCGAACGATTCTTTGATGTCGGAATTTGTGAACAACATGGAGTCACTATGGCAGCGGCACTTGCACTTGAAGGTTATATCCCAGTATGTGCAATATATTCAACTTTTCTCCAGCGGGCATATGACCAGATTATCCATGATGTCTGTCTGCAAAATGCACCGGTGATATTCGCAATTGACCGTGCCGGACTTGTTGGGGAAGATGGGCCAACCCATCATGGACCTTTTGATTTATCTTATCTTAATTGCATCCCCAATATCATAATAAGTGCACCCAAAAACGGCACAGAACTGGTTTCTCTTTTAAAAACTGCGATAGAATATCGTAAGGGACCCTTTGCAATCCGTTATCCTCGCGGCAATTGTGTTCAACCAGTAAATTATAACATTCCAACGGTAGAAATTGGTAAATGGGAAATTTTAAATCAGGGTAAGGATTTTGCAATAATTGCCTGCGGTTCAACTGTCCAAACGTGTAGTGAAGTATTATCTTTATTGCAAAAAAATAAAATGAATCCATTTTTAATAAATGCCCGATTCGTTAAACCACTTGATTACGAACTAATTGATAAACTCAGTAGAGATTTGAAAACAATATTTATCGTTGAAGAAAACACTTTTTTAGGTGGATTGGGAAGCACAATCGCAGTATATCTATCAAATAAAAATTCAAAAATAAAGATTTATACGATCTCCCTGCCCGACAAATTTATTCCCCACGGTGCACGAAATATTTTACTCAATGCGGTCGGTCTTGACACCCATTCCATTGCGGATAAAATTATCAAGTTGTTATGA